In Pseudoalteromonas xiamenensis, the following are encoded in one genomic region:
- a CDS encoding gamma-butyrobetaine hydroxylase-like domain-containing protein, translated as MYLVTKLHYHKQRRLLDVHFDNGELHSFSSEFLRTHSPSAEVQGHGHKHSLEPTNLVLNKQHVSIERIEPVGHYAARLVFDDGHNSGLFSWQYFHALAKEHETLQAAYLKRVNDVGHIPIKFTP; from the coding sequence ATGTATCTCGTGACAAAGTTGCATTACCACAAACAGCGCCGGTTACTCGACGTACACTTTGATAATGGTGAATTACATAGTTTTAGTAGTGAGTTTTTGCGCACACACAGCCCTTCGGCAGAAGTGCAAGGTCATGGCCACAAACATTCTCTTGAACCCACAAATCTCGTGTTAAATAAGCAGCATGTGAGTATTGAGCGTATTGAGCCTGTTGGTCATTATGCCGCAAGGCTCGTCTTTGATGATGGTCATAATAGTGGTTTGTTCAGTTGGCAATATTTTCATGCGTTGGCAAAAGAACATGAGACATTACAAGCCGCTTATCTAAAACGCGTTAACGACGTGGGCCATATCCCAATTAAATTCACACCATAA